A genomic segment from Nicotiana sylvestris chromosome 1, ASM39365v2, whole genome shotgun sequence encodes:
- the LOC138876554 gene encoding uncharacterized protein has protein sequence MLRQASIIAKHPIIEQTNPIAAHAAAVAASYSTPLLHLPSPRPAAAIRHSCCRDVVAARRSSSLLLHASPSSSSSSLFLNRLVVMPNTTRQQVAMKFIQRLDEEAGEGTSQVPPANVDQHEPQNEADSQASGAAPPPPPEGRKGANIPPVSLLVVPDQDLDMRSTVQLLTRIVASQAQHQTLGIVDRLRNVAVTWYKTWKQTRGPNVPPMTWKEFSEAFLQQYLPIELRRARRDRYAPTIVADMSDRVHQFVSGLGAHLINECTTASLNQGMDIARIQAYAQGLEDRKRQQRANREHDRGQQKRARFAGNTGEFRGGFISQFPRRQSYPPKASVGASSSSVRPPRLSMQTSAGRGRGRFGASGSGGQQNRIYALSSRQDLESSPDVVTGILSIFFIDMYALIDLGSTLLYISPFIASKWDKERELLHKSFEVSMPMGESVVVRRVYRSCDVKIHDRHTLADLHELEMVDFDIIMSMDWLASCYANVYCWTKIIRFNFLGEPIIEWKGDAAAPKGKFISYLKARRMILKGYIYHLVRVHDMEVKSPTLQSVPVLNEFPDVFPDELPGLPPEREIDFAIDILPDTQPISIPPYRMAPVELKELKAQLKDLLNKGFIRPNTSPWGAPVVFVRKKDGSLRMCIDYRQLNKVTIKNKYPLPRIDDLFDQLQGAKYFSKIDLRSGYHQLRIKERDILKMAFRTRYGHYEFLVMSFGLTNAPAAFMDLMNRVFKPFLDIFVIVFIDDILWLSLGISFPIKVLRSFHELKKRLTSTPVLALPEGSEGYVVYYDASRVGLGCVLMQHGKVIAYASRQLRKHEYNYPTHDIELAAVIFSLKIWRHYLYGVHVDLYTDHKSLQYIFKQKDLNLRQRRWLELLKDYDVDILYHQGKANMVADALSRKSMGSLKHVEVGKLEMTKEIYRLANLRLPNSRRKFNSIWVIVDRPTKSAHFLPVRTTYSAEDYVRLYIKKIVRLHEVPFSIISDRGAQFTANFWRSFQEDFKGSWEYHLPLIEFGYNNSYHAGIQMAPYEERLRTAQSRQKSYSDNRRRDLKFAVGDWVFLKVSPMKGVMRFGKKGKLNPRYVGPYQIVQRIGRVAYKLDLPPELETIHPVFHISMLRKFLGDPSCINPIEDIEVSENLSYDEIPVAILDRQIRKLRTKEVASVKVLWRSNNVEEMTWEAEEDMKSRYPHLFESSGDMLETNMAGVAQISTSDN, from the exons ATGCTTCGTCAAGCTTCTATTATCGCTAAACACCCCATCATCGAGCAAACAAACCCCATCGCTGCCCACGCCGCTGCTGTCGCGGCTTCTTATTCTACTCCGCTGCTGCATCTTCCATCTCCTCGACCAGCTGCTGCCATCCGCCATAGCTGCTGCCGCGATGTtgttgctgctcgtcgcagcagctcCCTACTGCTTCATGCCTCTCCAtcatcttcgtcttcgtcgttgtttttgaatcggttagttg TGATGCCTAATACTACGAGACAACAAGTGGCTATGAAATTTATTCAAAGGTTGGATGAGGAGGCGGGAGAGGGCACAAGTCAGGTGCCACCTGCTAATGTAGATCAACATGAGCCACAGAATGAGGCTGATTCTCAGGCTTCCGGGGCAGCACCCCCACCACCCCCGGAAGGGCGTAAAGGAGCTAACATACCTCCAGTCTCTCTCCTAGTTGTTCCTGATCAGGACCTAGACATGCGGAGTACTGTACAATTGCTGACTCGAATAGTGGCCTCCCAAGCCCAACATCAGACCCTCGGTATTGTTGATAG ACTACGTAATGTTGCTGTGACATGGTATAAGACTTGGAAGCAGACTCGGGGGCCTAATGTGCCACCAATGACATGGAAGGAGTTCTCTGAGGCATTTTTACAGCAATATTTGCCAATCGAGCTTCGAAGAGCCCGACGAGATAG gtatgctcctacGATTGTTGCTGATATGAGTGATCGGGTACACCAGTTTGTTAGTGGTTTGGGGGCACatttgataaatgagtgcactacAGCTTCTCTAAACCAAGGAATGGATATTGCTCGTATTCAAGCATATGCGCAGGGTCTAGAGGATCGCAAGAGGCAACAACGAGCCAATCGAGAACATGATAGAGGTCAACAGAAGAGGGCGCGATTTGCAGGTAACACAGGAGAGTTTCGAGGTGGATTTATTTCACAGTTTCCCCGGCGTCAATCTTATCCG CCGAAGGCATCTGTaggggcttcttcttcttcggtaCGTCCTCCTAGGCTGAGTATGCAGACATCAGCTGGAAGGGGTAGGGGAAGATTTGGCGCTTCTGGTTCAGGAGGTCAGCAGAATCGCATATATGCTTTATCGAGTCGTCAGGATTTAGAGTCATCTCCGGACGTGGTTACAGGTATACTATCCATCTTTTTTATCGATATGTATGCCTTGATAGATCTTGGTTCTACATTGTTGTATATCTCCCCATTTATTGCTAGTAAATGGGATAAAGAGCGTGAATTGTTGCATAAGTCATTTGAGGTATCTATGCCAATGGGTGAGTCTGTTGTAGTTAGACGGGTATATCGAAGTTGTGACGTGAAGATTCATGATCGCCATACGTTAGCTGATTTGCATGagctagaaatggttgattttgatatcattatgagtatggattggttggcttcttgttatgCTAATGTATATTGCTGGACAAAGATTATTCGTTTTAATTTTCTAGGTGAGCCTATTATTGAATGGAAAGGTGATGCTGCAGCGCCTAAGGgaaagtttatttcttaccttaaagcTCGAAGGATGATTTTGAAAGGGTACATCTATCATTTGGTACGAGTGCATGATATGGAGGTGAAATCTCCAACTCTTCAATCGGTTCCCGTCTTGAATGaatttcccgatgtatttcctgatGAACTTCCTGGTCTTCCTCCAGAAAGAGAAATCGACTTTGCTATTGATATTCTTCCAGATACTcagccaatatctattcctccatataGAATGGCTCCGGttgagttaaaagaattgaaagcCCAGTTGAAGGATCTTCTGAATAAGGGCTTTATCAGGCCCAACACATCTCCCTGGGGTGCACCAGTGGTGTTTGTTCGTAAGAAGGATGGTTcgttaagaatgtgtattgactatcgtcAGCTCAATAAAgtgactatcaagaacaagtaccccttacccagaattgatgatttgtttgatcagttgcaaggtgccaaatatttctcaaagattgaccttCGATCCGGCTATCACCAATTGCGAATTAAGGAGAGAGATATTCTGAAAATGGCTtttcggactagatatggccattatgaattccttgtgatgtcttttggtctTACTAATGcgccagcagctttcatggatttaatgaatcgggttttcaagccatttctagatatatttgtaattgttttcattgatgatattctg tggctttccttgggcatatcatttccgATTAAGGTATTAAG GAGCTTTCATGAGTTGAAGAAACGCTTAACATCGACACCTGTTCTAGCACTTCCTGAGGGAtctgaaggttatgtggtatattatgaTGCATCCAGGGTGGGATTGGGATGTGTTCTAATGCAGCATGgaaaagttattgcatatgcttcgaggcagttgcggAAGCACGAATACAATTATCCGACTCACGATATTGAGTTAGCAGCCGTTatattttccttgaaaatatggcgtcattatctttatggtgttcATGTGGATCTCTATACAGATCACAAAAGTTTACAATATATATTTAAGCAGAAAGACTTGAACTTGAGACAAAGGAGATGGCTTgaattgctgaaggactatgatgtgGATATTTTGTACCATCAGGGCAAAGCGAATATGGTAGCTGATGCATTGAGTCGCAAATCCATGGGCAGCTTGAAGCATGTAGAAGTTGGGAAATTAGAAATGACTAAGGAGATATATCGATTGGCTAACCTAA GATTGCCCAATTCTCGCCGTAAGTTCAATTctatttgggtcattgtggataggccGACGAAATCAGCTCACTTTCTCCCAGTTAGGACCACCTATTCAGCTGAAGACTATGTGAGGCTGTATATCAAGAAAATAGTTCGGCTACATGAAGTTCCGTTTTCTATTATATCTGACAGAGGGGCCCAATTTACAGCTAATTTCTGGAGGTCTTTTCAAGAAG ACTTCAAGGGAAGTTGGGAATATCATTTACCGCTTATTGAGTTTGGCTATAATAACAGTTATCACGccggtattcagatggcaccttaTGAG gaaAGGTTGCGTACAGCTCAAAGTCGACAGAAATCATATTCAGATAACCGACGTCGAGACTTGAAATTTGCTGTGGGAGACTGGGTATTCTTgaaagtgtcgcctatgaagggtgtaatgagatttggCAAGAAGGGAAAACTCAACCCTAGATATGTCGGGCCATATCAGATTGTTCAGAGAATTGGGCGAGTAGCCTACAAACTTGACCTGCCACCGGAATTAGAAACAATCCATCCGGTATTTCACATTTCCATGCTTCGCAAATTCTTAGGTGATCCTTCTTGCATCAACCCTATTGAGGATATTGAAGTTTCCGAGAACTTGTCATATGACGAAATACCTGTTGCCATTCTTGACCGTCAAATCCGTAAGCTACGGACTAAAGAGGTAGCCTCagtaaaagtactttggaggagcaATAATGTAGAGGAAATGACATGGGAGGCCGAGGAGGACATGAAGTCCAGATACCCTCATTTATTTGAGTCTTCAGGTGATATGCTTGAGACaaatatggcaggtgttgcacagATATCAACCAGTGACAACTGA
- the LOC138876556 gene encoding uncharacterized protein produces MAFDFSIEYKKGNENKAADALFRNEEAKLLDISLLSPNDPLYAQIKEIWSSDAALHELITKLQVQPFRSYTWINYQLRWKGRLVVGADHQLRQSIIRLWHSTPQGGHSGMDATIKRLKSLFFWKTLSQDIREFINKCDICQRHKYDASTYPGLLQPLPIPGGVWTDICLDFIEGLPKSNGKEKPPIYLPYLVGEAVTDMVDRSLAAREAIIQLLKFHLARAQQKMKDMTNNRRFDRSFVVGDWIYLKLQSYRKISVASRLFNKLAAKYFGPFPITAKVGAVAYRLLLPTDVLIHPTFHMSQLKKCHEVPATISHPHVLHLSSPYYLEPEGILSRRLVKKGNKAACQVLVKWSGVDAAQATWEYLTDLQHRFPSFTLEGKGVLD; encoded by the exons ATGGCTTTTGACTTTTCTATTGAGTATAAGAAGGGAAATGAGAATAAGGCCGCTGATGCTTTATTTAGAAATGAGGAAGCTAAACTTCTAGATATTTCATTGTTGTCCCCTAATGATCCCTTATATGCTCAGATTAAAGAAATTTGGTCTTCAGATGCTGCATTACATGAGCTAATTACAAAATTACAAGTTCAACCTTTCAGATCTTATACTTGGATTAATTATCAGTTGAGGTGGAAAGGCAGATTGGTTGTAGGTGCAGACCATCAACTCAGACAATCTATTATTAGGTTGTGGCACTCTACTCCCCAGGGAGGTCATTCAGGCATGGATGCAACAATCAAGAGGTTGAAGTCTCTATTTTTCTGGAAAACGCTTTCCCAGGATATTAGAGAATTCATTAACAAATGTGACATTTGTCAAAGGCATAAGTATGATGCATCAACTTATCCTGGACTGCTGCAACCTCTTCCAATCCCTGGAGGTGTTTGGACTGATATTTGCCTTGATTTTATAGAAGGTCTTCCTAAGTCTAATGGCAAAGAG aaacctccaatatatcttccctATTTGGTCGGTGAAGCTGTTACTGATATGGTTGATCGATCATTAGCTGCTAGAGAAGCCATAATACAGTTGTTGAAATTCCATCTGGCCAGAGCTCAGCAGAAGATGAAGGACATGACTAACAATCGTAGGTTTGATAGGAGCTTTGTGGTAGGAGATTGGATTTATCTGAAATTACAATCCTATAGAAAAATCTCAGTTGCTTCTAGACTATTCAATAAGCTAGCAGCAAAGTATTTTGGTCCTTTTCCTATTACTGCCAAGGTTGGAGCTGTTGCTTATCGGTTACTACTACCTACAGATGTTTTGATTCACCCAACATTCCACATGTCTCAACTTAAGAAATGCCATGAAGTTCCCGCTACCATTTCTCATCCACATGTGTTGCATTTATCCAGTCCTTACTATCTTGAGCCTGAAGGCATCTTGAGCAGGAGGTTGGTCAAGAAAGGAAACAAGGCTGCATGTCAAGTCTTGGTTAAATGGTCAGGTGTTGATGCTGCTCAAGCTACTTGGGAGTACCTCACTGACTTACAACATAGATTTCCTTCCTTCACCCTTGAGGGCAAGGGTGTTCTTGATTAG